Genomic DNA from Deltaproteobacteria bacterium:
GCCGGGAAACCGGCCGGAAACAGGCCACGACCTGCCTCGACATGGAGTGGGACGAGGCCTGAATCGAAGCCGGATTGTTTTGATTCCGGTATGGCCACTTGAAAGGGCTCGGTACGAAGCTTCCTTATAAAGGAATTCATTGTAATTCATCAAGAGGAAAATAAGATTACATGAAAATCGCGATCGCATTCCATGGACCTGAGGCCGCCTTAGGGAACTCGGGGCACCTGATTTAACTTGACAAGGAGAGGGGCTCTGAGTAAGCAATGTGCCGGGGGCTCTCTCTCCTGGAGAGTTTCGGGATCTCGAAGATTCGACCTGAGCCTCGTTTCGCCGGATTGATCCTCCCTGAAACGTGAAGCACACCAAGCATTCGGAACTTTAATAGATTGGAGCTGAGACCATGAGCCGTGAACTTGAACGGGAAGTGGCCGTCCGGGCCGTCCTGAAAGCCTGCAGACTTTGCCGCAACGTCCAATCGGAACACATGTCCCGGCAAAAAGTAAACAAAACGGATGGATCCCCGGTAACGGTAGCCGATTTCGGGGGACAGGCCCTGGTGTCCCACCATCTGAGTATGGCGTTCCCGGCTGATCCCCTGATGGGAGAGGAAAGTTCGGATCAACTTCTCAGGAGGGAGAACGGGGCCCTCAAGGAATCCGTTATCCAACACGTGCGTCGAATCGTTCCGGAACTGGATGAGGAAGAGATCCTGGCGGCCATCGATCGAGGAAATGCCTCGGGTGGGCCTTCCGGACGATTCTGGGTCCTGGACCCCGTGGATGGAACGAAAGGGTTTTTAAGAGGTGCCCAGTATGCGGTGGCGCTGGCTCTCGTGGAAGACGGGGAAGTCACCCTAGGGGTGTTGGGATGTCCGAATCTTCCGTTGGTTCTCGATAACCCGGGGGGGCATCCTGGACAGGGGTGCCTTTTCTTTGCAGCCAAGGGGGAAGGGGCCTTTATGCGTCCCCTGGATGAGGAGAGAGAGCAACGGATCACTGTATCACTGGAGGAGCGGCCCTCTGGGGCCCTCTTTGCCGAGTCCTTCGAATCGGAACATTCTTCCCATAAAGACAGCGCCCGGCTCGCAAAAATGCTCGGAGTCACCAGGGAGCCCCTCCGGATGGACGGCCAGGGGAAATACGGCCTTGTGGCCAGAGGGGAGGCCACTATCTATCTCCGGGTGCCGGTAGGGAAGGAATATGCAGAGAATATTTGGGATCATGCTGCAGGTGCTGTTATCGTGGAGGAGGCTGGCGGGAAGGTGACCGATTTGGACGGTCTTCGGCTGGACTTTTCCAGGGGTAAGAAGCTGGAGAAAAACAGGGGAATTTTGGCAAGCAACGGCAGACTTCACGATACCGTGCTGGAGGCCCTGGAAGGGTTGCCGGGGCAGAAGGAATAAGATTGATCAGTAACTTTTTGAGAGGGGAGGGGTAAAATGGCCGATTTCTTGTTTGTCCTGAGTCATGATGACAATGAAAAGGCGACCCGGTGTTTTCAGTTCGCAAAGATCGCCCATTCAAAGGGACATCGGGTCAATCTGTTTTTTATCGATGGGGGAGTTATGTGGGCAGACTCTGAGAGGGATATGAATATCAAGACCCTCACCGGTGACTGCCCCAACGACTATTTCCCCTACCTAGTGGAAAACGAGGTCCCCATCGGAGTTTGAATCCCCTGCGCAAAGGCTCGTCAGGTTGACGAGTCCAAGTTTTTCTCCAACATGGTCCTGGACGGCGGTCCGCACCTGATCGATTTGGCCGCTGAGTCCAAGGTCTTCAATTTTTAGAGGGCCTCAAGACTTCGTGAGGGGACGGGGGTCGGCTAGCTCCCGTTGCGGCCGTCCTTCCACCCGTACTGCCCCTCCAGATCCCATCCTTCGATTTCCTCCTTTTGGGGGGGTTGGTAGAGGCCTATCCTGCTAGGACCCCATTTGAACCGGGCCTTCAAGTCCATCAGGAGTTCCAGGTACTTCAAGGGAGCGAGCAAGGGATCGATCACAGGAACGCCAAGGTCGGCCTGAAGTGCCCGGTAGAAGCCGAATCCCATGGTGCAACCCAGTAGGATGACCTCGGCACCGTCCCTCTCAATCGCTTCCAGCGCCGCTTCCTTGAAGCGGCGCTGGGTTTCTTCAGGGTCGCTTTGCAGGTCGGGAGCACCGAAATCTATGGCCTTCAGAGAGCAGAGCTTTGTTGTAAAGCCGTAACGATGCACTACTTCCAGCATCCGGGGGATCCATTTGCGGCGGCCGAGAATAATCGAAAATGAATGCCCCAAGGTGGCGCCGATGTGCATGGAGGCCTCGGCCGGACCGGTCATGACCAGCCTTTCGGCGATCTCCCTGCCTTCTAAAAGCCCCACGTCATAGTAACAACCGACCACCGCCCCATCATATCCTTCCTGATCCGCCCGCTTGATCCAATGCAGGACGTCTGGCAATACCAGGGCTTCATAGAAGCGGTATTCTAGGTGGAGGGGTCCCCGGCTGAGGGAGACGGTTTTGATCTCCACATCCCGGGCCTTTTCTCTGTCAAGAAATTCCTTGATGGTCGTGTCGAGTTCGTCTGTCCCGACCGCCCTGATCCATAACACACTCTTAGGCATGCTTTACGCCTCCTTTCACGGCTCCTTCGTAGTAGATTCATAGAGGCCTTCGAACCCAAATTTTGCATAAACAATCTTGAATCTGTGGATACTCCCCCTTATACCCTGTGGCATGCCGCCCAGTGCCCCGGCTCGATCTCGATCAGCTCAGGCCGGATTTCCGAACATTGTGGGAGGGCATCGGAACAACGCGGATGAAAGGCACACCCGCCGGGCGGGTTTACCTGGCTGGGCACCTCGCCCCTGATCCCGCGGGGCTTTCTGGGGACGAATGGGTCGGGTTTTGGAACAGCGGAGAGTAGCGCTCGGGTATAGGGGTGCCCGGGGCGGGTGAACAGGGCGTTTCGGTCGGCCAGTTCCACGATCCGACCGAGGTACATGACGGCCACCCGATCGCAGATGTGGCGGACCACGCTCAAGTCATGGGAGATGAAGAGGTAGGTGAGGGAGAAGCGCGACTGAAGATCTAAGAGAAGATTGAGGATTTGGGCCTGGATGGAAACGTCAAG
This window encodes:
- a CDS encoding 3'(2'),5'-bisphosphate nucleotidase; amino-acid sequence: MSRELEREVAVRAVLKACRLCRNVQSEHMSRQKVNKTDGSPVTVADFGGQALVSHHLSMAFPADPLMGEESSDQLLRRENGALKESVIQHVRRIVPELDEEEILAAIDRGNASGGPSGRFWVLDPVDGTKGFLRGAQYAVALALVEDGEVTLGVLGCPNLPLVLDNPGGHPGQGCLFFAAKGEGAFMRPLDEEREQRITVSLEERPSGALFAESFESEHSSHKDSARLAKMLGVTREPLRMDGQGKYGLVARGEATIYLRVPVGKEYAENIWDHAAGAVIVEEAGGKVTDLDGLRLDFSRGKKLEKNRGILASNGRLHDTVLEALEGLPGQKE
- a CDS encoding DsrE family protein; this encodes MADFLFVLSHDDNEKATRCFQFAKIAHSKGHRVNLFFIDGGVMWADSERDMNIKTLTGDCPNDYFPYLVENEVPIGVUIPCAKARQVDESKFFSNMVLDGGPHLIDLAAESKVFNF
- a CDS encoding hydantoin racemase: MPKSVLWIRAVGTDELDTTIKEFLDREKARDVEIKTVSLSRGPLHLEYRFYEALVLPDVLHWIKRADQEGYDGAVVGCYYDVGLLEGREIAERLVMTGPAEASMHIGATLGHSFSIILGRRKWIPRMLEVVHRYGFTTKLCSLKAIDFGAPDLQSDPEETQRRFKEAALEAIERDGAEVILLGCTMGFGFYRALQADLGVPVIDPLLAPLKYLELLMDLKARFKWGPSRIGLYQPPQKEEIEGWDLEGQYGWKDGRNGS